A stretch of the bacterium genome encodes the following:
- the prmC gene encoding peptide chain release factor N(5)-glutamine methyltransferase encodes MTSTAANRTVRELLDLTGAWLGEKGVTSARLNAERLLADVLGMTRLELFCQHDRPVLGPELARYRELVRRRAAGEPLQQILGETEFYSRPFKMEPGVFIPRPETERLVEACVRLLEPLRRGDRTPVAVEIGCGSGAIGVSLALELPRLQVHASDVNPRAVELTLRNARALGAGARIHAELGSRFDPLPATLRGQVDLLVSNPPYIRSDDLPGLPVEVRDHDPQAALDGGPDGLKFYRAIASAMADWLRPGGCVALEIGSDQGEAVRGILAASGGLDVTVSQDYAGHDRVVTARVGRPEENDG; translated from the coding sequence ATGACGAGCACCGCAGCCAACCGCACCGTCCGCGAGCTGCTGGACCTTACCGGCGCCTGGCTCGGCGAGAAGGGCGTCACCTCGGCGCGCCTCAACGCCGAACGCCTGCTGGCCGACGTGCTGGGCATGACCCGCCTGGAGCTGTTCTGCCAGCACGACCGTCCCGTGCTGGGCCCCGAACTGGCGCGCTACCGCGAACTGGTGCGCCGCCGCGCCGCCGGCGAACCCCTGCAGCAGATCCTGGGCGAGACCGAGTTCTACTCGCGTCCGTTCAAGATGGAGCCCGGCGTCTTCATCCCCCGGCCCGAGACGGAGCGGTTGGTCGAAGCGTGCGTGCGCCTGCTGGAGCCGCTGCGGCGCGGCGACCGTACGCCGGTGGCGGTCGAGATCGGATGCGGCAGCGGCGCCATCGGCGTCTCGCTGGCCCTGGAGCTGCCGCGCCTGCAGGTGCACGCCAGCGACGTGAATCCGCGCGCGGTGGAACTCACGCTGCGCAATGCCCGCGCGCTGGGCGCCGGCGCGCGCATCCATGCCGAGCTCGGCTCGCGCTTCGATCCGTTGCCCGCCACGCTGCGCGGCCAGGTCGACCTGCTGGTGAGCAACCCTCCGTATATCCGCAGCGACGACCTGCCCGGACTGCCGGTCGAGGTGCGCGACCATGACCCGCAGGCCGCGCTCGACGGCGGGCCCGACGGGCTGAAGTTCTACCGCGCCATCGCCTCGGCCATGGCCGACTGGCTGCGCCCGGGCGGCTGTGTGGCGCTCGAGATCGGGTCGGACCAGGGCGAGGCCGTGAGAGGGATCCTGGCTGCCTCCGGCGGCCTGGACGTGACCGTGAGCCAGGACTATGCCGGACACGACCGCGTGGTGACCGCGCGCGTCGGCCGGCCGGAGGAGAACGATGGATAG
- the rho gene encoding transcription termination factor Rho: MDIKELQEMNIHELVEVARGMNIEALSTLRKSELIFKILEGQTEKNGLIYAEGVLQVLAEGYGFLRSAKYNYLPGPDDIYLSPSQIKKFDLKTGDTISGQVRPPKDNERYFALLKVESVNYKDPDKAKKVTLFDNLTPLYPEQMLNLEHDPKNMTTRLINLMAPIGKGQRGLIVSPPRAGKTVILQKIANAITTNHPEVHLIVLLIDERPEEVTDMARSVKGEVVSSTFDEPAERHVQVANMVLAKSRRLVENGMDVVILLDSITRLARAHNAVVPHSGKILSGGVDSNALQKPKRFFGAARNIEDGGSLTIIATALIETGSRMDEVIFEEFKGTGNMELVLDRKIADRRVYPAVDIFKSGTRKEDLLLDPKDLAKIWVLRKYLSDYNPTEAMEFLIDKLSKTKDNQQFLGAMNA, encoded by the coding sequence ATGGATATCAAGGAATTGCAGGAGATGAACATCCACGAGCTCGTGGAAGTGGCCCGTGGCATGAACATCGAGGCGCTCAGCACGCTGCGCAAGAGCGAGTTGATCTTCAAGATCCTCGAGGGACAGACCGAGAAGAACGGCCTGATCTACGCCGAGGGCGTCCTGCAGGTTCTGGCGGAGGGCTACGGGTTCCTGCGATCGGCGAAGTACAACTACCTGCCCGGTCCGGACGATATCTACCTGTCGCCGTCACAGATCAAGAAATTCGACCTGAAGACCGGCGATACCATCAGCGGCCAGGTGCGGCCGCCGAAGGACAACGAGCGCTATTTCGCGTTGCTGAAGGTCGAGTCGGTCAACTACAAGGACCCGGACAAGGCCAAGAAGGTCACGCTCTTCGACAACCTGACTCCGCTGTACCCGGAGCAGATGCTGAACCTCGAGCACGACCCCAAGAACATGACCACGCGCCTGATCAACCTGATGGCGCCCATCGGCAAGGGGCAGCGCGGGCTCATCGTGTCGCCGCCGCGCGCCGGCAAGACCGTCATCCTGCAGAAGATCGCCAACGCCATCACGACCAATCATCCCGAGGTGCACCTGATCGTCCTGCTGATCGACGAGCGCCCGGAAGAGGTCACGGACATGGCCCGCTCGGTGAAGGGCGAGGTCGTCAGTTCGACCTTCGACGAGCCCGCCGAGCGCCACGTCCAGGTGGCCAACATGGTGCTGGCGAAGTCGCGTCGGCTGGTCGAGAACGGGATGGACGTGGTGATCCTGCTGGACTCGATCACCCGCCTGGCGCGCGCCCACAACGCCGTGGTGCCCCACTCGGGCAAGATCCTTTCGGGCGGCGTGGACTCGAACGCCCTGCAGAAGCCCAAGCGCTTCTTCGGCGCGGCGCGCAACATCGAGGACGGCGGCTCGCTGACCATCATCGCCACGGCCCTGATCGAGACCGGCAGCCGCATGGACGAGGTCATCTTCGAGGAGTTCAAGGGCACCGGCAACATGGAGCTGGTCCTGGATCGGAAGATCGCCGACCGGCGCGTCTACCCCGCCGTGGACATCTTCAAGTCGGGCACCCGCAAGGAAGACCTGCTCCTGGACCCGAAGGACCTGGCCAAGATCTGGGTCCTGCGGAAATACCTGTCGGACTACAATCCGACCGAGGCCATGGAGTTCCTGATCGATAAGTTGAGCAAAACCAAGGACAACCAGCAATTCCTGGGCGCCATGAACGCCTGA
- a CDS encoding DUF1385 domain-containing protein: MLPRFLQAALAVAAAPGNELETPDEAAAGGASGTGAEEARQMDLAVGGQALIEGVMMRSPQYLAMAVRTPDHRIVIRKKPFRSVVRRLPFLNVPIIRGGLHLVESMIVGIDALMFSADQAASEERLDERKSSWRDTAMTWGTVAFSFVLSLGLFFYLPILLTDLMVGEDSGSIAWNAVDGVVRVVMFVAYLWLVSRLKDMARVFQYHGAEHMSIHAFENGKSLDADGARPFTTLHPRCGTSFLFFVMLISIVVFSFLGRPQTVGDRLERLAFVPLIGGLAYEAIKLSGKYCRLWLLKPFIMPGLLLQRITTKRPDDDQLTVAMSALKAVLTPEADDFRERVYYDLPSVAQANATAAGGGAA, translated from the coding sequence ATGCTGCCGAGATTCCTGCAGGCGGCCCTGGCCGTAGCGGCCGCGCCCGGCAACGAACTGGAAACGCCGGATGAGGCTGCCGCCGGCGGGGCGTCCGGCACCGGCGCCGAGGAAGCCCGCCAGATGGACCTGGCCGTGGGTGGCCAGGCCCTGATCGAGGGCGTGATGATGCGCAGCCCGCAGTACCTGGCGATGGCCGTGCGCACGCCGGACCACCGCATCGTCATCCGCAAGAAGCCCTTCCGCAGCGTCGTGAGGCGGTTGCCGTTCCTGAACGTACCGATCATCCGCGGCGGGCTGCATCTGGTCGAGAGCATGATCGTGGGTATTGACGCGCTGATGTTCTCGGCCGACCAGGCCGCCAGCGAGGAGCGCCTCGACGAGCGCAAGAGTTCGTGGCGCGACACGGCGATGACGTGGGGCACGGTGGCGTTCAGCTTCGTGCTGAGCCTGGGCCTGTTCTTCTACCTGCCCATCCTGCTGACGGACCTGATGGTCGGCGAGGATTCCGGGAGCATCGCCTGGAACGCCGTGGACGGCGTGGTGCGCGTGGTGATGTTCGTGGCCTACCTGTGGCTGGTCAGCCGCCTGAAGGACATGGCGCGCGTGTTCCAGTACCACGGGGCCGAGCACATGAGCATCCACGCCTTCGAGAACGGCAAGTCGCTCGATGCCGACGGCGCCCGCCCCTTCACGACGCTGCACCCGCGCTGCGGGACCAGCTTCCTGTTCTTCGTGATGCTTATCTCGATCGTCGTCTTCAGTTTCCTGGGCCGTCCGCAGACGGTGGGCGACCGTCTGGAGCGCCTGGCCTTCGTGCCGCTGATCGGCGGCCTGGCCTACGAAGCCATCAAGCTCTCGGGCAAGTACTGCCGCCTGTGGCTGCTCAAGCCGTTCATCATGCCGGGCCTGCTGCTGCAGCGGATCACGACGAAGCGCCCCGACGACGACCAGTTGACGGTGGCCATGTCCGCCCTGAAGGCGGTGCTGACCCCCGAGGCCGATGACTTCCGTGAGCGCGTGTACTACGATCTGCCGTCGGTGGCCCAGGCGAACGCGACGGCCGCCGGAGGGGGCGCCGCTTGA
- the rpmE gene encoding 50S ribosomal protein L31, translated as MKDNIHPKYVDCTITCLCGNVIKTRSTKDKLNVEICAACHPFFTGQQKIIDTAGRVERFRKRYADASYGQKK; from the coding sequence ATGAAAGACAACATCCATCCCAAGTACGTGGACTGCACCATCACCTGCCTGTGCGGCAACGTGATCAAGACGCGCTCCACCAAGGACAAGCTCAACGTCGAAATCTGCGCGGCATGCCACCCGTTCTTCACGGGCCAGCAGAAGATCATCGACACCGCGGGCCGCGTGGAGCGTTTCCGCAAGCGGTACGCCGACGCCAGCTACGGCCAGAAGAAGTAG
- the prfA gene encoding peptide chain release factor 1 — translation MKKNVLSLRERYDDLSGRLSAPDALKNQEEYRKNARDHARVRKQLEAGEAWLALDQQVNDNHALLKSEKDPDMVAMVRDELAGLEPALEKAAAALEAALLPHDPNDDRDAILEIRAGTGGDEAALFAEEIARMYLRYAETRRWKTELIDATAGSQGGFREVIYAVRGDGAFGVLRWESGVHRVQRVPATESQGRIHTSAVTVAVLPEAEEVDVHIDENELRIDVFRASGPGGQSVNTTDSAVRITHVPTGLVVQCQDEKSQHKNKAKALGVLRSRLLERAIMEQEAAEAAARKSQVGTGDRSAKIRTYNFPQSRFTDHRIGLTVHNLDAIMNGELDEVVEAILTHRREEALAATRKE, via the coding sequence TTGAAGAAGAATGTCCTGTCCCTGCGCGAACGCTATGACGATCTCTCGGGGCGGCTCTCGGCGCCCGACGCGCTCAAGAACCAGGAAGAATACCGCAAGAACGCCCGCGACCATGCCCGCGTGCGCAAGCAGCTGGAGGCCGGCGAGGCCTGGCTGGCACTGGACCAGCAGGTGAACGACAACCACGCGCTGCTGAAGTCCGAGAAGGACCCGGACATGGTGGCGATGGTGCGCGACGAACTGGCCGGGCTCGAGCCCGCGCTGGAGAAGGCCGCCGCGGCGCTCGAGGCGGCCCTGCTGCCCCACGATCCCAACGACGACCGCGATGCGATCCTCGAGATCCGCGCCGGCACGGGCGGCGACGAGGCGGCGCTGTTCGCCGAGGAGATCGCCCGCATGTACCTGCGCTATGCCGAGACGCGGCGCTGGAAGACCGAGCTGATCGATGCCACCGCGGGCTCCCAGGGCGGCTTCCGCGAGGTGATCTATGCCGTGCGCGGCGACGGCGCCTTCGGCGTGCTGCGCTGGGAAAGCGGCGTGCACCGCGTGCAGCGCGTGCCGGCCACCGAGAGCCAGGGCCGCATCCACACCTCGGCTGTGACCGTGGCCGTGCTGCCCGAGGCCGAGGAAGTGGACGTGCACATCGACGAGAACGAGCTGCGCATCGACGTCTTCCGCGCCAGCGGGCCCGGCGGCCAGTCGGTGAACACCACCGACAGCGCCGTGCGCATCACGCACGTGCCCACGGGCCTGGTCGTGCAGTGCCAGGACGAGAAATCGCAGCACAAGAACAAGGCCAAGGCCCTGGGCGTGCTGCGTTCGCGCCTGCTCGAACGCGCGATCATGGAGCAGGAGGCGGCCGAGGCCGCCGCGCGCAAGAGCCAGGTCGGCACCGGCGACCGCTCGGCCAAGATCCGCACCTACAACTTCCCGCAGAGCCGCTTCACGGACCATCGCATCGGGCTGACCGTGCACAACCTCGACGCGATCATGAACGGCGAGCTCGACGAGGTGGTCGAGGCGATCCTCACGCACCGGCGCGAAGAGGCGCTGGCAGCGACCCGCAAGGAATGA